From Corynebacterium sp. BD556, the proteins below share one genomic window:
- a CDS encoding phosphoglyceromutase, whose protein sequence is MGNGKLILLRHGQSTWNKSNQFTGWVDVDLTEQGEKEAVNAGKLLAEKNALPDIVFTSLLRRAIRTANIALNTADRHWIPVVRNWRLNERHYGKLQGLNKTEIREEFGEEQFMSWRRSYDTPPPEIDTDNQYSQSEDARYFFLPVVPRTECLKDVVERFIPYFIDVIRPEVLAGKTVMVAAHGNSLRALVKYLDNISDEDIADLNIPTGMPLVYEMDAQGTVLNPGGTYLDPEAAAAGAAAVANQGTQK, encoded by the coding sequence ATGGGTAATGGAAAGCTGATTTTGCTCCGCCACGGCCAGAGCACATGGAATAAGTCCAACCAGTTCACCGGTTGGGTGGACGTCGACCTTACCGAGCAGGGCGAGAAGGAGGCAGTCAACGCTGGAAAACTGTTGGCTGAGAAAAACGCGCTGCCCGACATCGTGTTCACCTCTTTGCTGCGCCGCGCGATCCGCACCGCCAACATCGCGCTCAACACCGCCGATCGCCACTGGATTCCCGTGGTGCGCAACTGGCGTCTCAACGAGCGTCACTACGGCAAACTTCAGGGCCTGAATAAAACGGAAATCCGCGAGGAGTTCGGCGAGGAACAGTTCATGTCCTGGCGCCGCTCCTACGACACCCCGCCCCCGGAGATCGACACGGACAATCAATACTCCCAGTCCGAGGATGCACGCTACTTCTTCCTGCCGGTTGTGCCTCGCACCGAGTGCCTCAAGGATGTCGTCGAGCGCTTCATCCCCTATTTCATAGACGTGATTCGCCCCGAGGTTCTGGCCGGCAAAACCGTCATGGTCGCCGCGCACGGCAACTCCCTGCGCGCGCTGGTGAAGTACCTTGACAACATCTCCGACGAAGACATCGCCGACCTTAACATTCCCACCGGCATGCCACTGGTCTACGAGATGGACGCGCAAGGAACGGTGCTCAACCCGGGCGGCACTTACCTCGATCCGGAGGCTGCGGCCGCCGGTGCCGCAGCGGTGGCCAACCAGGGCACCCAGAAGTAG
- a CDS encoding sensor histidine kinase, with product MSPALAFILGIVLTVLAVPVAQRVGRWRDRHLAQQVPEEPQVSTIGQVLHLAVQGSPTGVAVINRSGRVLLSNSRAHDMALVHDRTLNPQVWKAAEAVFADQEDRVLEIAMPKRATGSRIRNVSALVKPLTLADNSFVVAYGADESENVRMESARRDFVANVSHELKTPVGGIALLAEALLEDPTDPEMVTYFGGKLVKESHRMGEMITDLISLSKLQGAEALPDMAPVRVDDVIDAAIQRNQVSADNREIELNRSACTGVSVMGDKALLIAAVSNLVSNAINYSPNNQPVSITQKVVRDSVVLIRVTDRGIGISPEDQKRVFERFYRVDKARSRATGGTGLGLAIVKHVVANHGGNIKLWSRPGTGSTFTIELPIYTPIALSVETGREESSGVRKAVTRVAGRRKEKEEQ from the coding sequence TTGTCACCCGCTCTCGCATTCATCCTCGGAATAGTCCTGACCGTGCTCGCTGTGCCTGTGGCGCAGCGGGTCGGCAGGTGGCGGGATCGCCACCTGGCCCAGCAAGTGCCCGAGGAACCACAGGTCTCTACCATCGGCCAAGTTCTTCACCTGGCCGTGCAGGGCTCGCCCACCGGTGTCGCGGTGATCAACCGCTCCGGGCGCGTCCTTTTGTCGAACTCGCGGGCGCACGACATGGCGCTCGTCCACGACCGGACGCTAAACCCACAGGTGTGGAAAGCCGCCGAAGCGGTATTCGCGGACCAAGAGGACCGCGTGCTGGAGATCGCCATGCCCAAACGCGCCACAGGCAGCAGGATCCGCAACGTCAGCGCACTGGTCAAACCACTGACCCTGGCGGACAATTCCTTCGTGGTGGCTTACGGTGCCGACGAGTCGGAAAACGTCCGGATGGAATCCGCCCGCCGCGACTTCGTGGCAAATGTCTCCCACGAGCTGAAAACCCCAGTTGGCGGCATTGCGCTGCTGGCGGAGGCGCTGCTGGAGGACCCAACCGACCCGGAGATGGTTACGTATTTTGGCGGCAAGCTGGTCAAGGAATCCCACCGCATGGGGGAGATGATCACCGACTTGATCTCCCTGTCCAAACTGCAGGGAGCCGAGGCTTTGCCGGATATGGCGCCGGTGCGCGTGGACGACGTCATTGACGCGGCGATCCAACGCAACCAGGTCAGCGCCGACAACCGAGAGATCGAGCTGAACCGTAGTGCATGCACCGGCGTGTCAGTGATGGGGGATAAAGCACTTCTCATCGCGGCGGTGTCGAACCTGGTGTCCAACGCAATCAATTACTCGCCGAATAACCAGCCGGTGAGCATCACCCAAAAGGTGGTGCGTGACTCAGTGGTGCTCATCCGCGTCACCGACCGGGGTATCGGTATTTCCCCGGAAGACCAAAAGAGGGTTTTTGAACGCTTCTACCGCGTTGACAAGGCCCGCTCGCGTGCAACTGGGGGAACGGGACTGGGTTTGGCAATTGTTAAACACGTCGTGGCCAACCACGGCGGTAATATCAAGTTGTGGTCTCGTCCCGGGACCGGCTCGACGTTTACCATCGAGCTGCCCATCTACACGCCGATCGCTTTGAGCGTTGAGACGGGGCGGGAGGAGTCGTCCGGGGTCCGTAAGGCCGTCACGCGGGTGGCGGGCCGTCGAAAGGAAAAGGAAGAGCAGTGA
- a CDS encoding long-chain-fatty-acid--CoA ligase, with protein sequence MAANEDKTWLRHYAEWTNPEPDLGDETLVSRFNHCAAAAPRAKATWFMGAELTYGELADQVYRVANSLAGLGVSAGDRVAIALPNCPQHVVSILAIHHLGATVVEHNPLYTAYELRDQFLDHGAKVAIVWDKAGAVYEELVRTTSLATVVSVNMIEAMPLPLRLALKVPLGALKKKRDELTAAAPGTIAFSQLLEGANTPCESTVTQEDVAFILYTSGTTGAPKGAPLTHGNLNSNLVAGLEWLKGWGDEDERILAVLPLFHVYGLLLNFSLALTDAAQIILVPAPKPELINSAIEKTKPTMLPGVPTLYERIASWALDNGKDVSSIRNAFSGAATLPTATVELWEQATGGRLVEGYGLTETSPILTANPMDGNHRPGYIGVPFPMTDIRIANPDDPAETMPDGEPGELLARGPQVFAGYLNNPEANENAFYEGWFRTGDMAIMEADGFIRLVARIKEMIITGGFNVYPDEVEQVMKQHPDIADIAVVGRPRPDGSEDVVACVSLVDGAPLEPEALREFARQRLTAYKVPRTFYHFEELERDQTGKIRRKAVQKILLEMIDNGTAKH encoded by the coding sequence ATGGCAGCGAACGAGGACAAGACATGGCTGCGCCACTACGCCGAGTGGACCAACCCGGAGCCCGATCTGGGCGATGAAACGCTGGTGTCGCGTTTTAACCACTGCGCTGCGGCCGCACCGCGGGCGAAGGCAACTTGGTTTATGGGCGCGGAGCTTACCTACGGGGAACTCGCCGACCAGGTGTACCGGGTTGCGAACTCCCTGGCGGGCCTTGGTGTGAGCGCCGGTGACCGTGTCGCCATCGCGTTGCCGAATTGCCCGCAGCACGTCGTTTCCATTTTGGCGATCCATCATCTCGGGGCCACTGTCGTGGAGCATAACCCGCTCTACACTGCTTACGAGCTGCGCGATCAGTTCCTTGACCACGGGGCGAAGGTGGCCATCGTGTGGGATAAGGCAGGCGCGGTCTACGAGGAGCTGGTGCGCACGACCTCGTTGGCTACCGTGGTCAGTGTCAACATGATTGAGGCGATGCCGCTGCCGCTGCGCCTGGCGCTCAAGGTGCCCCTGGGAGCTTTGAAAAAGAAGCGTGATGAGCTGACCGCTGCGGCGCCGGGCACCATTGCTTTTTCCCAACTTCTGGAGGGCGCAAACACTCCCTGTGAGAGCACTGTGACGCAGGAGGATGTCGCGTTTATCCTCTACACTTCCGGCACCACCGGCGCGCCGAAGGGTGCGCCGCTGACCCACGGCAACTTGAACTCCAACTTGGTCGCGGGCCTGGAGTGGTTGAAAGGGTGGGGTGATGAAGATGAGCGCATCTTGGCGGTGCTGCCGTTGTTCCACGTCTACGGCCTGCTGCTGAACTTTTCGTTGGCGCTTACCGATGCCGCCCAGATCATCCTCGTGCCGGCGCCGAAGCCGGAGCTGATCAACTCCGCGATTGAAAAAACGAAGCCGACCATGCTGCCGGGGGTGCCCACGCTCTACGAGCGCATCGCTTCTTGGGCGCTGGACAACGGCAAGGATGTTTCCTCGATCCGCAACGCTTTTTCGGGAGCGGCCACCTTGCCCACCGCCACTGTTGAGTTGTGGGAACAAGCTACCGGCGGCCGCTTGGTTGAGGGCTACGGTTTGACGGAGACTTCACCGATTCTCACCGCCAACCCGATGGACGGCAACCACCGCCCCGGCTATATCGGGGTTCCCTTCCCGATGACGGATATCCGCATTGCCAACCCGGACGATCCTGCCGAAACGATGCCGGATGGGGAGCCGGGTGAGCTTTTGGCCCGCGGCCCGCAGGTTTTCGCTGGCTACTTAAATAACCCGGAGGCCAACGAAAACGCTTTCTACGAGGGGTGGTTTCGCACCGGCGATATGGCCATCATGGAGGCCGACGGTTTCATCCGTCTCGTGGCTCGCATTAAGGAAATGATCATTACCGGCGGCTTTAATGTTTACCCGGACGAGGTGGAGCAGGTGATGAAGCAGCACCCCGACATCGCGGATATCGCAGTCGTTGGCAGGCCCCGCCCGGACGGCTCCGAAGATGTCGTCGCCTGCGTTTCGCTTGTCGACGGCGCCCCGCTCGAGCCCGAAGCGCTGCGCGAGTTCGCCCGGCAGCGCCTCACCGCTTACAAGGTGCCGCGCACTTTCTACCACTTCGAGGAGTTGGAGCGGGACCAGACGGGCAAGATTCGCCGGAAAGCGGTGCAAAAGATCCTGCTCGAGATGATTGACAACGGCACCGCGAAACACTAA
- a CDS encoding Ppx/GppA phosphatase family protein, whose product MRLGVLDVGSNTVHLVAVDARAGGRPTPMSDWKQPLRLVEQLDKHGNIEDKGINKLIDTVREAKDLAENLKCGAFLAFATSAVRSATNSEDVLQRVEESTGVRLDVLSGEEEARLTFLSARRWHGWSAGRITNLDIGGGSLEIASGVEETPDLAVSLDLGAGRLTHQWFDTDPPERKKINMLRDYIDAELAGPAQEFRALGEPGLAVGTSKTFRSLARLTGAAPSSAGPFVRRSLTAPGLRQLIAFISRMTAADRAELEGINADRSHQIVAGALVAEAAMRALKLDKLDICPWALREGVILRWIDQGHLGNDMPRRADATQGDDN is encoded by the coding sequence GTGCGACTAGGTGTATTAGATGTAGGCAGCAACACCGTCCATCTCGTGGCGGTGGATGCCCGTGCTGGCGGGCGCCCAACCCCAATGAGTGACTGGAAACAGCCTCTGCGTCTGGTGGAGCAGCTTGACAAGCACGGAAACATTGAGGACAAAGGCATCAACAAACTAATTGACACTGTCCGAGAAGCAAAGGACCTCGCCGAAAACCTCAAATGTGGGGCGTTTCTTGCTTTCGCCACCTCCGCCGTGCGCTCCGCGACCAACTCGGAGGATGTCTTGCAGCGAGTGGAAGAATCCACGGGGGTACGCCTCGACGTCCTCTCCGGCGAGGAGGAAGCGAGGTTGACCTTCCTCTCCGCGCGCCGCTGGCACGGCTGGTCAGCCGGGCGCATCACCAACCTTGACATCGGCGGCGGCTCCCTCGAAATTGCCAGCGGAGTGGAGGAAACACCGGATCTGGCTGTTTCCCTGGATCTCGGTGCGGGCCGTTTAACCCACCAGTGGTTCGACACCGACCCGCCGGAGCGCAAGAAAATTAACATGCTCCGCGACTATATCGACGCCGAACTTGCCGGCCCCGCCCAAGAGTTCCGCGCACTCGGCGAGCCGGGGCTGGCTGTGGGTACCTCGAAAACTTTCCGTTCCCTGGCACGCCTTACCGGCGCGGCACCCTCATCGGCTGGCCCTTTCGTGCGCCGCAGCCTCACCGCGCCCGGCCTGCGCCAGCTCATCGCGTTTATTTCCCGCATGACGGCAGCCGACCGCGCAGAGCTGGAAGGGATCAACGCAGACCGCTCCCACCAGATCGTGGCGGGTGCCTTAGTTGCGGAAGCCGCCATGCGGGCACTTAAACTTGATAAATTGGATATCTGCCCGTGGGCACTGCGCGAAGGCGTTATCCTGCGGTGGATTGATCAGGGTCACCTTGGAAATGACATGCCAAGGCGCGCCGACGCTACGCAAGGAGATGACAACTAA
- a CDS encoding response regulator transcription factor, translating into MTTKILIVEDEESLADPLAYLLGKEGFSSVVAGNGAEALEKFEGGGIDLVLLDLMLPGMSGTEVCRRLRAVSSVPIIMVTARDSEIDKVVGLELGADDYVTKPYSTRELVARIRAVLRRGPEVEEVEDNDGQIIQVGRVKMDVERHTVLVDGQPVPMPLKEFDLLEYLMRNAGRVLTRGQLIDRIWGANYVGDTKTLDVHVKRLRTKIEVEPSRPKQLVTVRGLGYKLEA; encoded by the coding sequence GTGACGACGAAAATCTTGATCGTAGAAGACGAAGAATCTCTTGCTGATCCGTTGGCTTATTTGCTGGGAAAGGAAGGGTTTTCCAGCGTCGTGGCGGGCAACGGGGCAGAGGCGCTGGAGAAGTTCGAGGGCGGCGGCATTGACCTTGTGCTGTTGGATTTGATGCTGCCCGGTATGAGCGGTACGGAGGTGTGCCGCCGTCTGCGTGCGGTTTCTTCCGTTCCCATCATCATGGTCACGGCCCGCGACTCGGAGATTGACAAGGTTGTTGGCCTTGAACTTGGGGCCGACGATTACGTGACCAAGCCGTACTCCACCCGCGAGCTGGTTGCTCGCATCCGTGCGGTGCTGCGGCGCGGCCCGGAGGTCGAAGAGGTCGAGGACAACGATGGGCAGATCATCCAGGTCGGTCGAGTCAAGATGGATGTGGAAAGGCACACGGTGCTTGTCGACGGCCAACCGGTGCCCATGCCCCTGAAAGAATTCGACCTTCTCGAATACCTCATGCGCAACGCCGGGCGCGTGCTCACCCGCGGCCAGCTCATCGACCGGATCTGGGGCGCAAACTACGTCGGCGACACCAAAACCCTGGATGTGCACGTCAAAAGGCTGCGCACCAAGATCGAGGTGGAACCTTCTCGGCCGAAGCAGCTTGTGACGGTGCGCGGCCTGGGCTACAAGCTCGAGGCCTGA
- a CDS encoding O-acetyl-ADP-ribose deacetylase has product MKCEVVSGDITAQEVDVVVNAANRTLLGGGGVDGAIHRAGGPEIVRECEKVRQSQWPEGLPTGEATATTAGDLAARWVVHTVGPVWSTSRDTSALLESCYIRSLEVADGLGAKTIAFPLVSAGAYGWPIPDAARIAVDAVRAYAKAHPDSAVERVRFVGYSAATYAALTEALVR; this is encoded by the coding sequence ATGAAGTGTGAGGTTGTTTCAGGCGATATCACCGCCCAAGAAGTCGACGTGGTGGTCAACGCCGCCAACCGCACCCTGCTCGGTGGCGGGGGAGTCGACGGGGCGATCCACCGCGCCGGTGGGCCCGAAATTGTGCGAGAGTGCGAAAAAGTGCGGCAAAGCCAATGGCCCGAGGGTTTGCCTACAGGCGAAGCCACGGCCACGACCGCAGGCGACTTGGCGGCGCGCTGGGTAGTCCACACCGTCGGCCCTGTCTGGTCGACATCGAGGGACACATCGGCCCTGCTGGAGTCTTGCTACATCCGCAGCTTGGAAGTCGCCGACGGACTCGGCGCGAAAACCATCGCGTTTCCTCTGGTGTCTGCCGGGGCGTATGGCTGGCCAATCCCAGATGCGGCCCGCATCGCCGTTGATGCAGTGCGCGCATACGCGAAAGCGCACCCGGACTCCGCAGTGGAGCGGGTGCGCTTTGTTGGCTATAGCGCCGCAACGTACGCGGCGCTCACCGAGGCGTTGGTGCGCTAG
- a CDS encoding long-chain-fatty-acid--CoA ligase — MGAFEEKAWLQHYARWTPHEVELGNDTLVDVYERNLARHSNRVATWFFRQTMTYADVNEQANKLAAGLQELGVKKGDRVAVMLPNCPQHVIAFVAIMRLGAIVVEHNPLYTAAELTPQFQDHGAKVAIVWDKAAETVSTIRRDAPLSTIISVNMIEAMPLPMRLALKVPVGPLKEMRDKLSAPTTTTLPWESALIDDQFEPCEDITPDDTVLILYTSGTTGPPKGAQLTHANLNAVLKAGLYWVKDLGKEREKILTILPLFHVYGLALNFGLALGIGAEMILVPAPEPKLIAMALKNNPPTFLPGVPTLYEKIAEGALANGKRYPSIRNSFSGASTLPKSTIEKWESITGGVLVEGYGLTETSPILTANPMDGNHRPGYIGLPFPNTEIRIANPDNLDETMPDGEPGELLARGPQVFKGYLNKPEATEDAFHDGWFRTGDMGIMEPDGYIRLVSRIKEMIITGGFNVYPDEVEQVIKEHPDIEDAAVVGRPRSDGSEDVVACVTLREGAVIESDALRSFARERLTAYKVPRTFYHFEELARDMTGKIRRREVQQALIDLLEKGDDAEVGDAE; from the coding sequence ATGGGCGCATTTGAGGAAAAGGCGTGGCTCCAGCACTACGCCCGCTGGACCCCACACGAAGTAGAACTCGGCAACGACACGTTGGTGGATGTATATGAGCGCAACCTGGCGCGCCATTCCAACCGCGTCGCCACCTGGTTTTTCCGCCAGACCATGACCTACGCCGACGTGAACGAGCAGGCCAACAAGCTCGCCGCCGGACTACAGGAGCTGGGGGTGAAAAAGGGTGACCGCGTCGCGGTGATGCTGCCGAACTGCCCGCAGCACGTCATCGCCTTCGTCGCAATCATGCGCCTGGGAGCCATCGTGGTGGAGCACAACCCGCTCTACACCGCCGCGGAGCTCACCCCACAGTTCCAGGACCACGGCGCGAAAGTAGCCATCGTGTGGGACAAGGCGGCAGAAACCGTCTCCACCATCCGCCGCGACGCTCCTTTGTCCACCATCATCTCGGTCAATATGATCGAGGCGATGCCGCTGCCTATGCGCTTGGCCCTGAAGGTTCCGGTTGGCCCGCTCAAAGAAATGCGCGATAAGCTTTCCGCTCCGACCACCACCACCCTGCCGTGGGAGTCGGCGCTCATCGACGACCAATTCGAGCCCTGCGAGGACATCACCCCGGACGACACGGTGCTCATCCTCTACACCTCCGGCACCACGGGCCCACCGAAAGGCGCGCAGCTAACCCACGCGAACCTCAACGCCGTTCTCAAAGCTGGCCTGTACTGGGTCAAGGACCTGGGCAAGGAGCGCGAGAAAATCCTGACGATCCTGCCGTTGTTCCACGTCTACGGCCTCGCCTTGAACTTCGGCCTCGCTCTCGGCATCGGCGCGGAGATGATCTTGGTGCCGGCGCCGGAGCCGAAGCTGATCGCCATGGCGCTGAAGAACAACCCACCGACCTTCCTCCCAGGCGTGCCCACGCTCTACGAGAAGATCGCGGAGGGGGCGCTGGCAAATGGCAAGCGCTACCCGTCCATCCGCAACTCCTTCTCGGGCGCGTCGACGCTGCCGAAGTCCACGATTGAGAAGTGGGAGTCCATCACCGGCGGCGTGCTCGTGGAGGGCTACGGCCTGACCGAGACTTCCCCAATCCTTACGGCCAATCCGATGGATGGCAACCACCGCCCCGGCTACATCGGTCTGCCCTTCCCAAATACCGAAATCCGCATCGCCAACCCCGACAACTTGGATGAGACGATGCCCGACGGCGAGCCCGGCGAGCTGCTGGCCCGCGGCCCGCAGGTGTTTAAGGGATACCTGAACAAGCCGGAAGCCACCGAGGACGCTTTCCACGACGGCTGGTTCCGCACCGGCGACATGGGCATCATGGAGCCCGACGGCTACATTCGTTTGGTTTCCCGCATCAAGGAAATGATCATCACCGGCGGCTTTAACGTCTATCCTGACGAGGTGGAACAGGTGATCAAGGAACACCCGGACATCGAGGACGCGGCCGTTGTTGGCAGGCCCCGCTCCGACGGCTCCGAGGATGTCGTCGCCTGCGTGACGCTGCGCGAGGGTGCGGTCATTGAGTCGGACGCGCTGCGCTCCTTTGCCCGTGAGCGCCTCACCGCCTACAAGGTGCCGCGCACGTTCTACCACTTCGAGGAACTGGCCCGCGACATGACGGGCAAGATTCGCCGCCGTGAAGTCCAGCAGGCCTTGATCGACCTGTTGGAAAAGGGCGACGACGCGGAGGTCGGTGACGCCGAGTAA
- the proC gene encoding pyrroline-5-carboxylate reductase, whose translation MNSKPTDFVDKIAVIGAGNIGQALISGLVAAGVEPLRITATNRSRESGEEVAQRYGVVTTDDNTEAVSGADVCFLCVKPKQIPAVIEEISDTLARNEVSTVLVSMAAGVTISAMEGAASAAGTPVARVMPNTPMLVGKGVHLASFGRFVEADQRRVILDMLSCTGQVVELDESLIDIATAVSGSGPAYYFLLTEALIDAGVSLGLPRDTAVKLATATAAGAGEMLLGEQSPAQLRHAVSSPAGTTVAAIRELEESGLRGALYRATEVCADRARELGS comes from the coding sequence ATGAACTCCAAGCCAACTGATTTTGTTGACAAGATCGCCGTCATCGGCGCTGGAAACATTGGGCAGGCCCTCATCTCGGGTCTCGTTGCCGCGGGGGTGGAGCCGCTGCGTATAACCGCCACGAACCGCAGCCGTGAAAGCGGTGAGGAGGTGGCACAGCGCTACGGTGTGGTTACCACCGACGACAATACGGAGGCCGTTTCCGGCGCTGATGTGTGCTTTTTGTGCGTTAAGCCGAAGCAGATCCCGGCCGTGATCGAGGAAATTAGTGACACTCTCGCCCGCAATGAGGTGTCGACTGTGTTGGTGTCCATGGCGGCGGGTGTGACCATTTCGGCGATGGAGGGTGCCGCTTCGGCTGCGGGCACCCCTGTTGCCCGCGTCATGCCGAACACCCCCATGTTGGTGGGTAAGGGGGTGCATCTTGCGTCTTTTGGTCGCTTTGTTGAGGCTGATCAGCGTCGTGTGATCCTGGACATGCTTTCGTGTACGGGTCAGGTCGTGGAGCTTGATGAGTCGCTTATCGACATCGCCACTGCGGTGTCCGGTTCGGGCCCGGCGTATTACTTCCTTCTCACTGAGGCGCTTATCGACGCCGGCGTTTCCCTTGGCCTGCCCCGCGATACCGCGGTAAAACTTGCTACCGCCACCGCCGCGGGTGCTGGGGAAATGCTTCTTGGTGAGCAATCGCCCGCGCAGTTGCGTCATGCGGTGTCATCTCCTGCGGGAACGACTGTTGCTGCGATCCGTGAGCTGGAGGAGTCGGGGCTTCGGGGCGCGTTGTATCGTGCCACGGAAGTGTGTGCAGACAGGGCCCGTGAACTGGGTTCTTGA
- a CDS encoding MinD/ParA family ATP-binding protein has product MTTHVQGERIHLGVNPGLDQTALIKPVKAAPRKGWRKLVHSASRGRLNPGASESELREDELDTAIRAPLRGDYRIAVMSLKGGVGKTTTTVALGAVFAHNRGDRVIAIDANPDLGTLAQRAAAGAPATIRDLLVAPDTSRYPHIRSFTNQATSRLEVIGSERDPAISEAFSESDYRRAVDILQHHYNVILTDCGTGLMHSAMAGVLDLANALVLVTSPALDGAQSASATLDWLNLHGYDQLATNSVVVISALVPGQPSVDVGKLSEHFRARTRAVCSIPYDRHLAEGSVIDMERIAPATRAAYRELAATVAADFGAWHRHAVR; this is encoded by the coding sequence ATGACCACGCACGTGCAAGGGGAGCGCATCCACCTCGGGGTCAACCCGGGGCTTGACCAGACGGCACTGATCAAGCCAGTCAAAGCAGCGCCGCGCAAAGGGTGGCGCAAGCTGGTCCATTCCGCGTCGCGGGGCAGGTTAAACCCGGGGGCGTCGGAAAGCGAACTGCGCGAAGACGAACTCGACACCGCAATCCGCGCGCCGCTGCGCGGCGACTACCGCATCGCCGTGATGTCGCTCAAAGGCGGGGTGGGCAAAACAACCACGACCGTTGCCCTCGGCGCCGTCTTCGCCCACAACCGGGGTGATCGCGTCATCGCCATCGACGCCAACCCGGATTTGGGCACCTTGGCGCAGCGCGCCGCCGCCGGTGCCCCCGCAACCATCCGTGATCTGCTCGTCGCACCAGACACATCGCGCTACCCACACATCCGTTCCTTCACCAACCAAGCCACCTCGCGGCTGGAAGTCATCGGCTCCGAGCGCGACCCAGCGATCAGCGAAGCTTTCAGCGAAAGTGACTACCGGCGCGCCGTGGACATCCTGCAACATCACTACAACGTGATCCTCACCGACTGCGGCACAGGTTTGATGCACTCCGCGATGGCGGGCGTGCTCGACCTGGCCAACGCCCTCGTTTTAGTCACCTCACCCGCGCTTGACGGGGCGCAGTCCGCTTCCGCCACCCTGGATTGGCTCAACCTGCACGGCTACGACCAACTGGCAACCAACTCCGTTGTTGTCATCTCCGCCTTGGTGCCGGGGCAGCCGAGCGTCGACGTCGGCAAGCTCTCCGAGCACTTCCGTGCCCGCACCCGAGCCGTGTGCTCCATCCCCTACGATCGCCACCTCGCCGAAGGAAGCGTGATCGACATGGAACGCATCGCACCCGCCACCCGCGCCGCCTACCGGGAGCTCGCCGCCACCGTCGCCGCCGATTTCGGCGCCTGGCACCGCCACGCCGTGAGGTAG
- the mshA gene encoding D-inositol-3-phosphate glycosyltransferase: protein MRVAMISMHTSPLEQPGAGDAGGLNVYVINIATQLARRGATVDIYTRAARPSQGEIVQVAPNLRVINVVAGPYEGLSKEELPTQLAAFAGGIVQFVRHHTLTYDLIHSHYWLSGQVAWLLSDLARVPLVHTGHTWAAVKNAARTTEGEARRICEQQLVDNADCLVVNTPYESAELARHYDVETSKISVVTPGADTDLFNPGTNRNTELARRDLGLPLHAKVVAFVGRLQDFKGPQVLIKAAGELVREQPELALRLVMCGGASGSDSSVEHYRALAREEGLGRCVRFLGPRPPEELVSIYQAADVVAVPSYNESFGLVAVEAQATGTPVVAARVGGLPLAVDDGKTGVLVDGHDPRDWARSLAMLLADDPTRIAMGKAAVTHAAGFSWAAAAQRLEAVYRDTLASFRPDGEKRSAFGG from the coding sequence ATGCGCGTTGCGATGATCTCCATGCACACCTCCCCCCTGGAACAGCCGGGGGCAGGTGATGCCGGCGGTTTAAATGTTTACGTCATCAACATTGCCACCCAGTTGGCGCGTCGGGGCGCCACGGTCGACATTTACACCCGCGCCGCCCGACCCAGCCAAGGAGAGATCGTTCAAGTCGCGCCGAACCTGCGGGTGATCAATGTTGTCGCCGGGCCGTATGAGGGACTGAGCAAAGAGGAACTGCCCACGCAACTGGCGGCCTTTGCCGGCGGGATAGTCCAGTTCGTGCGGCACCACACGCTCACCTATGACCTGATCCATTCGCACTACTGGCTGTCCGGACAAGTCGCGTGGCTGCTGTCCGATCTGGCGCGGGTGCCGCTGGTGCACACCGGCCACACCTGGGCGGCGGTGAAAAACGCGGCACGCACCACCGAAGGTGAAGCGCGGCGCATTTGTGAGCAGCAGTTGGTCGACAACGCGGATTGCCTAGTGGTCAACACGCCGTATGAAAGCGCGGAGCTGGCGCGCCACTACGACGTGGAGACGAGCAAGATCAGCGTGGTTACCCCTGGCGCCGACACCGACTTATTTAACCCGGGCACCAACCGCAACACGGAGCTCGCCAGGCGCGATTTGGGCCTTCCGTTGCACGCGAAGGTGGTGGCTTTTGTTGGCAGGCTGCAAGATTTCAAAGGCCCGCAGGTGCTCATTAAAGCGGCCGGGGAGCTGGTGCGTGAGCAGCCGGAGCTGGCGTTGCGCCTGGTGATGTGCGGTGGGGCGTCGGGAAGCGACTCCAGCGTCGAGCATTACCGCGCCCTGGCGCGCGAGGAAGGGTTGGGCCGCTGTGTTCGTTTCCTCGGCCCGCGCCCGCCGGAGGAGCTGGTGAGCATTTACCAGGCGGCCGACGTGGTCGCTGTGCCCAGCTACAACGAGTCCTTCGGGCTGGTTGCGGTGGAGGCGCAGGCGACGGGAACCCCGGTCGTCGCCGCGCGCGTAGGTGGATTGCCGCTTGCTGTCGACGACGGAAAAACAGGGGTGCTTGTCGACGGCCACGACCCCCGCGACTGGGCCCGTAGCCTGGCCATGTTGCTTGCCGACGACCCCACGCGCATCGCCATGGGCAAAGCCGCCGTCACCCACGCCGCCGGGTTTAGTTGGGCCGCCGCCGCGCAGCGGCTGGAGGCTGTCTACCGCGACACCCTCGCCTCCTTCCGCCCAGACGGGGAAAAGCGCAGCGCGTTCGGCGGATAA